One genomic region from Marinobacter szutsaonensis encodes:
- a CDS encoding TRAP transporter large permease subunit, with translation MELETLFVIGMFLTFGALLMTGYPVAWVLGGTAVIWTVVGVVAVENFGANLWFDYQSSMGLVPERIWKVVSSETLVALPMFIFMGIMLDQSGVAERLMNSMVKLFGAVRGGYAVTVIVIGVLLAATTGIIGASVVLLGMLSLPVMMENKYNKGFAVGTACATGTLGILIPPSIMLVLMADRLAVPEASVGDLFMGAFFPGLMLGAMYVAYAIIRPMLQPHIAPVPEGTEKVTWGIVWEVAKAVVPTAALILGVLGSIFAGIATPTEASGVGALGALLLALMSRRLNLKVLNSSMQQTTRTAAFIFAIFLGATAFSVVLRGLGGDQVIEDALLGLPFGPYGVVLTILFGVFLLGFFLDWVEITLIILPLVAPVVESLGFDLVWFTILFAMCLQTSFLTPPVGFALFYIKGVAPPEIKVTDIYRGVVPFIIIQLVALAIVFLVPEIATWLPSVAYD, from the coding sequence ATGGAGCTTGAAACCCTTTTCGTAATCGGCATGTTCCTCACGTTCGGGGCGCTGTTGATGACCGGTTATCCGGTTGCGTGGGTATTGGGTGGCACCGCGGTTATCTGGACCGTCGTCGGTGTGGTCGCCGTTGAGAATTTCGGTGCCAATCTCTGGTTTGATTACCAGTCTTCCATGGGGCTTGTTCCCGAACGAATATGGAAAGTGGTAAGTAGCGAGACCCTTGTGGCCCTGCCCATGTTTATTTTCATGGGCATCATGCTTGACCAGTCCGGTGTGGCCGAGCGCCTGATGAACAGCATGGTCAAACTGTTTGGCGCCGTCCGCGGTGGCTATGCAGTAACCGTGATCGTCATCGGCGTACTGCTGGCGGCGACTACCGGTATTATTGGCGCATCCGTCGTGCTTCTGGGCATGCTGTCCCTGCCGGTGATGATGGAGAACAAGTACAACAAGGGGTTTGCCGTGGGTACTGCCTGTGCCACCGGGACCCTTGGTATTCTGATTCCGCCTTCCATCATGCTGGTGCTGATGGCAGACCGGCTGGCGGTTCCCGAAGCGTCAGTAGGCGACCTGTTCATGGGCGCGTTCTTTCCCGGTCTGATGCTGGGTGCCATGTACGTGGCCTACGCTATCATCCGTCCCATGCTGCAACCGCACATTGCGCCGGTGCCGGAAGGTACTGAGAAAGTGACCTGGGGCATTGTCTGGGAAGTGGCGAAAGCAGTCGTACCGACGGCCGCGCTGATCCTGGGTGTGCTGGGCTCCATTTTTGCCGGTATCGCAACCCCGACGGAGGCATCCGGTGTTGGCGCTCTTGGCGCCCTGCTGTTGGCCCTGATGTCTCGCCGACTGAACCTCAAAGTGCTCAACTCCTCCATGCAGCAGACAACCCGCACGGCTGCGTTCATCTTCGCCATCTTCCTGGGGGCAACTGCGTTCTCTGTGGTCCTTCGGGGGCTGGGTGGCGACCAGGTGATCGAGGATGCCCTGCTGGGCCTGCCCTTCGGTCCCTACGGCGTTGTTCTCACCATCCTGTTTGGTGTCTTCCTGCTGGGCTTCTTCCTGGACTGGGTGGAGATCACCCTGATCATCCTGCCTCTGGTGGCCCCGGTTGTGGAAAGCCTGGGGTTTGATCTGGTCTGGTTCACCATCCTGTTTGCCATGTGCCTGCAGACGTCGTTCCTGACGCCCCCGGTCGGCTTCGCCCTGTTCTACATTAAGGGGGTAGCGCCACCGGAAATTAAAGTCACGGATATCTACCGGGGCGTGGTGCCGTTCATCATTATTCAGCTGGTAGCGCTGGCGATCGTCTTCCTGGTACCGGAGATTGCAACCTGGCTGCCTAGCGTGGCTTACGACTAA
- a CDS encoding 3-hydroxybutyrate dehydrogenase, whose translation MRLENRIALITGAGRGIGRAIAEAYGREGAKVAVADLTLESARETVAAIEQAGGTAMALKMDVTNEEEVDVNVNYVVKQWGGLDIALANAGVQHIDPVHKLAYSDWSKVMSVHLDGAFLVTRAALKHMYLSGGGTMLYMGSVHSLEASPLKAPYVAAKHGMLGLCRAVAKEGAEHGVRSNIICPGFVRTPLVDKQIPEQARELGISEEEVISKVMLKNTVDGEFTTLEDVAELAVHLAAFPSAALTGQSIVVSHGWHMQ comes from the coding sequence ATGCGTCTGGAAAATCGTATTGCCCTGATTACCGGGGCCGGTCGGGGCATCGGCCGCGCCATTGCCGAGGCCTACGGCCGTGAAGGCGCGAAGGTGGCCGTAGCCGACCTGACACTCGAGTCCGCCCGGGAAACCGTGGCGGCCATCGAGCAGGCGGGTGGCACCGCCATGGCACTTAAAATGGACGTCACCAACGAAGAAGAAGTTGACGTAAACGTAAACTATGTGGTTAAACAGTGGGGCGGTCTGGACATCGCTCTGGCGAATGCCGGCGTCCAGCACATCGATCCGGTGCACAAGCTCGCCTATTCCGACTGGAGCAAGGTCATGAGCGTGCATCTCGATGGTGCCTTCCTGGTGACCCGTGCCGCGCTGAAGCATATGTACCTGAGCGGTGGCGGCACCATGCTGTACATGGGGTCGGTGCATTCGCTGGAGGCCTCACCGCTGAAAGCGCCCTATGTGGCGGCCAAGCATGGCATGCTGGGGCTGTGCCGGGCGGTGGCGAAGGAGGGGGCGGAACACGGCGTGCGGAGCAACATCATCTGCCCCGGGTTCGTGCGTACCCCCCTGGTGGACAAGCAGATTCCGGAACAGGCCAGGGAGCTGGGCATTTCCGAAGAGGAAGTGATCAGCAAAGTCATGTTGAAGAACACTGTGGACGGGGAGTTCACCACCCTCGAAGACGTTGCGGAACTGGCCGTGCACCTGGCCGCCTTCCCGTCCGCTGCCCTGACCGGCCAGTCCATTGTGGTCAGTCACGGCTGGCATATGCAGTAA
- a CDS encoding sensor domain-containing diguanylate cyclase: MASTGVDKQRNRRLSDHRGPARRALWAAAIYIAAGLVWVVFSDRLAEAWFSDVDTLSLVQTWKGFLFIMVTGAVLFAATLRQFHKDRKLLALQYDQRQALRRRERQLSVLMDNLPGMAYRCRFDEHWTMLFVSQGCERLTGYLPGELVRNRKVSFAELMADPQSSEQVVEEVRKAVENREPFSIEYPLIRKDGRQIWVWERGRGVEDDDGEILLEGIILDISDRKALEDELEELATRDPLTGLYNRRESSRLLEEELERARRYNRPMALLWVDFDHFKEINDTYGHAAGDSVLRSVSQLLDDSVRSVDSVGRFGGEEFVIILPEMGVHEAHETAERIRHRVSGQLYPLDGGAPVPITISVGVAVYPDHGADAATLCAAADRAMYAAKSRGRNCVVMAPEADGDHNDRKDARG, from the coding sequence ATGGCTTCAACCGGTGTCGACAAGCAGCGGAACAGGCGATTGTCCGATCACCGGGGTCCCGCCCGCCGGGCCCTGTGGGCGGCCGCAATCTATATTGCCGCCGGGCTGGTCTGGGTCGTTTTCTCGGACCGGCTTGCCGAAGCCTGGTTCTCCGACGTCGACACGTTGTCCCTGGTCCAGACCTGGAAGGGCTTTTTGTTCATCATGGTGACGGGAGCGGTTCTGTTTGCCGCCACCCTTCGGCAGTTTCACAAGGATCGCAAGTTGCTGGCTCTGCAGTATGACCAGCGTCAGGCGTTGCGCCGTCGCGAGCGCCAACTTTCGGTGCTGATGGATAACCTCCCGGGCATGGCATATCGCTGCCGATTTGACGAACACTGGACCATGCTGTTCGTGTCCCAGGGCTGCGAACGGCTGACCGGCTATCTGCCCGGGGAACTGGTTCGCAACCGCAAGGTCAGCTTTGCCGAGCTGATGGCCGATCCCCAGAGTAGCGAACAGGTGGTGGAGGAGGTCAGGAAGGCGGTTGAGAATCGGGAACCCTTTTCCATCGAATACCCGCTGATCCGCAAGGATGGCCGGCAGATCTGGGTCTGGGAGCGTGGCCGTGGTGTTGAGGACGATGACGGCGAAATCCTGCTGGAAGGCATCATCCTGGATATTTCCGACCGCAAGGCACTGGAGGACGAGCTTGAGGAGCTGGCAACCCGCGACCCCCTGACCGGCCTGTATAACCGGCGGGAAAGCTCGCGCCTGCTGGAAGAAGAGTTGGAGCGGGCGCGCCGTTATAACCGTCCCATGGCACTGTTATGGGTGGATTTCGATCACTTCAAGGAAATCAACGACACCTACGGCCACGCTGCCGGCGACTCGGTGCTGAGGTCTGTCAGCCAGTTGCTCGATGACAGCGTGCGCAGTGTCGATTCGGTAGGCCGGTTTGGCGGCGAGGAGTTTGTCATCATCCTGCCGGAAATGGGCGTCCATGAAGCCCATGAAACCGCGGAACGGATCCGTCACCGGGTCAGTGGCCAGCTCTATCCGCTGGATGGGGGAGCGCCGGTTCCCATCACCATCAGCGTCGGTGTGGCGGTCTATCCGGATCACGGGGCCGATGCGGCCACACTCTGTGCGGCGGCTGATCGGGCCATGTATGCGGCCAAGAGCCGGGGCCGGAACTGTGTGGTGATGGCGCCGGAGGCTGATGGGGATCATAATGACCGGAAGGACGCCCGCGGCTGA
- a CDS encoding acetoacetate--CoA ligase, producing the protein MSNTEQSPVVWSPTEDTLTHSRMARFKAWLEQQGFGPFADYHALHQWSITELDTFWQKVWDYCGLVCDAPADKVLGKREMPGAEWFPGMKLNFAANLLRLADGDHADKEAVVAYCETRPVLRKTYAELKADAGALEAFLRSRGIAQGDRVAGVVTNGYEAMVGMLAATSMGAIWSSASPDFGIGAINDRFGQIEPSALIVVNGYGYGGKVFARQDDFAELIAGLPSLKTVVSIPQLPDEAPIPGELVTTWDDALAAGRGQAPSFTPMDPDHPVYILYSSGTTGKPKCIVHGTAGLLVNHAKELMLHGDVGPQDRFLYFTTCGWMMWNWQASALLTGAAVITVDGSPGYPSLSFLWDTVAEENVTHFGTSARFIAGCRKAELQPAKTLDQSALRVVFSTGSPLLPEDYDWMYTDGAPNVLLGSIAGGTDICGCFVGSTPLLPVRRGEIQCRFLGVDAVAYGDDGKPVSEGRGELVCRQPLPSMPVCFWDDPNGERYRDAYFNTFPGVWAHGDFIEFTEHGGAIIYGRSDATLNPGGVRIGTAEIYRQVETIPEVKDSLVVGRQIEGDVEVVLLVVPADGQDVTDDLRKQLKTRIREGASPRHVPKHIVQVPDIPYTRSGKKVELAVARLISGSKKADNRDALGNPEALDQIRDRLQQANLLPEG; encoded by the coding sequence ATGAGCAATACAGAACAATCACCGGTAGTCTGGTCTCCCACGGAAGACACCCTGACGCACTCCCGCATGGCCCGGTTCAAGGCCTGGCTGGAGCAGCAGGGCTTCGGTCCGTTCGCCGACTACCATGCCCTGCACCAGTGGTCCATCACTGAGCTCGACACCTTCTGGCAGAAGGTCTGGGACTACTGTGGCCTGGTCTGTGATGCCCCCGCCGACAAGGTGCTGGGCAAGCGGGAAATGCCCGGAGCGGAGTGGTTCCCGGGCATGAAACTGAACTTCGCCGCCAACCTGCTGCGGCTGGCGGACGGCGATCACGCCGACAAAGAGGCCGTGGTGGCCTACTGCGAAACCCGCCCGGTCCTGCGCAAAACCTACGCCGAACTCAAGGCCGACGCCGGCGCCCTGGAGGCCTTCCTGCGAAGCCGAGGCATCGCGCAGGGCGACCGGGTCGCGGGTGTGGTCACCAACGGCTACGAGGCCATGGTGGGCATGCTGGCCGCCACCAGCATGGGCGCCATCTGGAGCTCCGCCTCCCCGGATTTCGGCATCGGTGCCATCAACGACCGCTTTGGGCAGATTGAACCGTCAGCCCTGATCGTGGTGAATGGCTATGGTTACGGCGGCAAGGTGTTCGCCCGCCAGGATGACTTCGCCGAACTGATCGCCGGCCTGCCGTCCCTTAAGACCGTGGTCAGCATCCCGCAGCTGCCGGATGAAGCCCCCATCCCAGGCGAGCTGGTCACCACCTGGGATGACGCCTTGGCCGCAGGCCGTGGCCAGGCCCCGTCCTTCACCCCCATGGACCCGGACCATCCGGTCTACATCCTGTATTCCTCCGGCACCACCGGCAAACCCAAGTGCATCGTCCACGGCACCGCCGGCCTGCTGGTCAATCACGCCAAGGAACTGATGCTCCACGGCGACGTCGGTCCGCAAGACCGCTTTTTGTACTTCACCACCTGCGGCTGGATGATGTGGAACTGGCAGGCCTCCGCCCTGCTGACCGGTGCCGCGGTGATCACCGTCGACGGCTCCCCGGGCTACCCCAGCCTCAGCTTCCTGTGGGATACCGTGGCCGAGGAAAATGTCACCCACTTTGGCACCAGCGCCCGCTTCATTGCCGGCTGCCGCAAGGCCGAACTCCAGCCCGCGAAAACCCTGGACCAGAGCGCCCTGCGCGTGGTGTTCTCCACCGGCTCCCCACTGTTGCCGGAAGACTACGACTGGATGTACACCGACGGCGCCCCGAACGTGCTACTCGGCTCCATCGCCGGTGGCACCGACATCTGCGGCTGCTTCGTCGGCTCCACCCCGCTGCTGCCGGTACGCCGCGGTGAAATCCAGTGCCGCTTCCTCGGCGTCGACGCCGTCGCCTACGGCGATGACGGCAAACCGGTCAGCGAAGGCCGAGGCGAACTTGTCTGCCGCCAGCCCCTGCCGTCCATGCCCGTATGCTTCTGGGACGACCCCAACGGCGAGCGTTACCGCGACGCCTACTTCAACACCTTCCCCGGCGTATGGGCCCACGGCGACTTCATCGAATTCACCGAACACGGCGGCGCCATCATCTACGGCCGCTCCGACGCCACCCTCAACCCCGGCGGCGTGCGCATCGGCACCGCCGAAATCTACCGCCAGGTGGAAACCATCCCCGAGGTCAAAGACAGCCTCGTGGTCGGCCGCCAGATCGAAGGCGACGTGGAAGTCGTTCTGCTGGTTGTTCCCGCCGACGGCCAGGACGTCACCGACGACCTGAGAAAACAGCTCAAAACCCGAATCCGCGAAGGCGCCAGCCCCCGGCATGTGCCCAAACACATCGTCCAGGTGCCGGACATTCCCTATACCCGTAGCGGCAAGAAGGTAGAGCTGGCGGTGGCCCGGCTGATCAGCGGCTCGAAAAAAGCCGACAACCGGGATGCCCTGGGCAATCCGGAAGCCCTGGACCAGATCCGGGACCGGCTGCAGCAGGCCAATTTGTTGCCGGAAGGTTAG
- the ybaK gene encoding Cys-tRNA(Pro) deacylase — protein sequence MTPGINVAKKARVPHRIHEYDHDPNSESYGTEAAEKTGADPARVFKTLVASVDNRELVVGVLPVTAMLSMKLIAKAAGGKKATMADKQEVQRATGYVLGGVSPLGQKRRLKTFIDQSARNFDTIYVSAGRRGLEIELAPEDLAHLTAGQFADLQQE from the coding sequence ATGACCCCCGGAATCAATGTGGCGAAGAAAGCCAGGGTTCCCCACCGGATTCACGAATACGACCACGATCCCAACAGCGAAAGCTACGGCACCGAGGCGGCTGAGAAGACCGGCGCCGATCCGGCCCGGGTGTTCAAGACCCTGGTGGCCTCGGTGGACAACCGGGAGCTGGTGGTGGGTGTCCTGCCGGTGACCGCAATGCTGAGCATGAAACTGATCGCCAAGGCTGCCGGCGGCAAGAAGGCGACCATGGCGGACAAGCAGGAAGTCCAGCGGGCCACCGGCTATGTCCTGGGCGGCGTCAGCCCTCTGGGCCAGAAACGGCGCCTGAAAACTTTCATCGACCAGTCCGCCCGCAATTTCGACACCATCTATGTCAGCGCCGGCCGCCGGGGCCTGGAAATCGAGCTGGCACCGGAGGATCTGGCACACCTTACCGCCGGCCAGTTTGCCGACCTGCAACAGGAATAA
- a CDS encoding serine hydrolase domain-containing protein: MIPIARRALNTSLIAKDLSSVTSRDVAGEHPDAAGISRETVEAIWQSVESLYRTGVHPGIQVSVRHRGHQVLHRAIGHASGNGPHDGRDVVRVPMTTDTPVCYFSASKAVTALLMHMLSEQGLVNLMDPVSYYCPEFARRGKRTITVHQILSHRGGIPAIPRETPIEVLWDRDEIWRILCQARPVEVDGAKVAYHAITGGFVLQRVLEKVTGDTIENYLDKHLRKPMGMKWFTYGIAPENLNDLAVNYATGPTPHFPVSWVVRRALGGDIGTVESVTNDPRFQEAVIPAGNLCGTAEEMGRFFQMMLNGGVWNGRRICSEITVKRAIQQFGSLQIDRTMLVPMRFSAGMMLGGNPVGLWGPNSRYAFGHVGLINKLCWADPARDISVSLLNTGLPIVAHHLPALAKFVYTVCRQFPLIPETQRPLVAA, translated from the coding sequence ATGATCCCCATTGCCCGTCGAGCCCTGAATACCTCATTGATCGCCAAAGACCTGAGTTCCGTCACCAGTCGGGACGTGGCCGGTGAACATCCGGACGCCGCCGGTATCAGCCGGGAAACGGTCGAGGCGATCTGGCAGAGCGTCGAATCGCTATACCGTACCGGGGTCCACCCGGGTATCCAGGTATCGGTCCGGCACCGGGGGCACCAGGTCCTGCACCGGGCCATCGGCCATGCCAGTGGCAACGGTCCCCACGATGGCCGCGATGTGGTGCGGGTACCGATGACCACGGACACCCCGGTCTGCTATTTCTCCGCCTCCAAGGCGGTCACGGCGTTGTTGATGCATATGTTGTCGGAGCAGGGGCTGGTGAACCTGATGGACCCGGTGTCCTACTACTGCCCGGAGTTTGCCCGCCGTGGCAAGCGAACCATCACCGTGCACCAGATTCTTTCCCACCGGGGCGGGATTCCGGCCATTCCCCGGGAGACACCCATCGAGGTGCTCTGGGACCGGGACGAAATCTGGCGCATCCTCTGTCAGGCCCGACCGGTGGAAGTGGACGGCGCCAAGGTCGCCTACCATGCAATCACCGGTGGTTTCGTGTTGCAGCGGGTGCTGGAAAAGGTCACCGGCGATACCATCGAGAACTACCTGGACAAGCACCTGCGCAAGCCCATGGGGATGAAGTGGTTCACCTATGGCATTGCGCCGGAGAATCTCAATGACCTGGCCGTCAATTACGCCACCGGTCCGACACCGCATTTCCCGGTGTCCTGGGTGGTGCGCCGGGCCCTGGGCGGCGATATCGGAACGGTGGAGTCGGTGACCAACGACCCGCGGTTCCAGGAGGCGGTGATTCCGGCCGGGAACCTGTGCGGGACCGCCGAGGAAATGGGCCGGTTCTTCCAGATGATGCTCAACGGGGGCGTCTGGAACGGCCGCAGGATCTGCAGTGAAATCACGGTCAAGCGTGCCATCCAGCAATTCGGCTCCCTGCAGATCGACCGCACCATGCTGGTTCCCATGCGCTTCAGTGCCGGCATGATGCTGGGGGGCAATCCCGTCGGCCTGTGGGGGCCGAACAGCCGTTACGCCTTCGGCCATGTCGGGCTGATCAACAAACTGTGCTGGGCGGACCCGGCCCGGGATATTTCCGTCAGCCTGCTCAATACCGGGCTGCCTATTGTCGCGCATCACCTGCCGGCGCTGGCGAAGTTCGTCTATACCGTGTGCCGGCAGTTCCCCCTGATTCCGGAGACCCAGCGGCCCCTGGTAGCTGCCTGA
- a CDS encoding NADP-dependent isocitrate dehydrogenase, with protein sequence MTSSKAKIVYTLTDEAPALATRSLLPILETFAKPAGIDFETSDISLAARILAAFPDYLEEDQRVPDALAELGEYTKDPDANIIKLPNISASIPQLRAAIKELNEQGYKVPEYKEHPETDEEKEIQARYSKVLGSAVNPVLREGNSDRRAPAAVKAFARKHPHSMGEWSPASRTHVAHMRGGDFYSSEQSVTLDKATNARIVFENKKGEQTVLKSDLPLQEGEVLDGMFMSKKALVKFFEDAIEDCEKTGVMFSLHVKATMMKISHPIVFGHAVKVFYKDLFDKYGELFDEIGVNPNNGLSSVVEKIKQLPESKQEEIQEDLHACYEHRPEIAMVDSVKGITNLHVPSDVIVDASMPAMIRNSGKMWARDNKLKDTKAVMPESTYATIYQEVINFCKTHGAFDPTTMGTVPNVGLMAQKAEEYGSHDKTFEIKEDGIVRVVAEDGIVLTEHNVEQGDIWRACQTKDLPIRDWVKLAVSRARATGMPAVFWLDDERAHDAQLIKKVETYLKDHDTEGLDIRIMSPVRAIRWTMERLIRGLDTISVTGNVLRDYLTDLFPILELGTSAKMLSIVPLLNGGGLYETGAGGSAPKHVQQLIQENHLRWDSLGEFLATAVSLDELGEKQHNERARLLGQTLDKATERLLENNQSPSRVTGELDNRGSHFHLARYWAEELSRQDDDKELKEFFTKLSKQLEENKDKILEEMTVVQGHPADIGGYYHPPMEKVCEVMQPSKTLNKILEDACASVK encoded by the coding sequence ATGACATCATCCAAAGCCAAGATTGTCTACACACTGACCGACGAGGCCCCCGCCCTCGCCACCCGGTCACTGCTTCCCATCCTGGAAACCTTCGCCAAGCCGGCTGGTATCGACTTCGAAACCAGTGATATCTCTCTCGCGGCGCGTATCCTGGCAGCGTTTCCCGACTACCTCGAGGAAGACCAGCGGGTTCCGGATGCCCTGGCTGAATTGGGTGAGTACACCAAGGATCCGGACGCCAACATCATCAAGTTGCCGAACATCTCCGCGTCCATCCCCCAGCTGCGCGCAGCCATCAAAGAGCTGAACGAGCAGGGCTACAAGGTGCCCGAGTACAAGGAGCATCCGGAGACTGACGAAGAGAAAGAAATCCAGGCCCGTTACAGCAAGGTCCTGGGCAGTGCCGTCAACCCGGTACTGCGCGAAGGCAACTCCGACCGTCGCGCCCCGGCCGCGGTCAAGGCCTTCGCTCGCAAGCATCCGCACTCCATGGGTGAGTGGAGTCCTGCTTCCCGGACTCACGTGGCGCACATGCGCGGTGGTGATTTCTACTCCAGCGAACAGTCCGTAACCCTGGACAAGGCCACCAACGCCCGCATCGTGTTCGAGAACAAGAAGGGCGAGCAGACTGTGCTGAAGTCCGACCTGCCGCTGCAGGAAGGCGAAGTGCTCGACGGCATGTTCATGAGCAAGAAGGCCCTGGTCAAGTTCTTCGAGGATGCCATCGAAGACTGCGAGAAGACCGGTGTCATGTTCTCCCTGCACGTGAAAGCCACCATGATGAAAATCTCCCACCCGATCGTGTTTGGTCACGCGGTGAAGGTTTTCTACAAGGACCTGTTCGACAAGTACGGTGAGCTGTTCGACGAGATCGGCGTGAACCCGAACAACGGTCTCTCCAGCGTGGTCGAGAAGATCAAGCAGCTGCCGGAATCCAAGCAGGAAGAAATCCAGGAAGACCTGCACGCCTGCTACGAGCACCGCCCGGAAATTGCCATGGTGGATTCCGTTAAGGGTATCACCAACCTGCACGTACCGAGCGACGTCATCGTTGACGCCTCCATGCCGGCGATGATCCGTAACTCCGGCAAGATGTGGGCACGGGACAACAAGCTCAAGGACACCAAGGCGGTGATGCCGGAGTCCACCTACGCCACCATCTACCAGGAAGTGATCAACTTCTGTAAGACCCACGGTGCCTTCGATCCGACCACCATGGGTACTGTCCCCAACGTCGGTCTGATGGCCCAGAAGGCCGAGGAGTATGGCTCCCACGACAAGACCTTCGAAATCAAGGAAGACGGCATCGTTCGTGTTGTGGCGGAAGATGGTATCGTTCTGACCGAGCACAACGTCGAGCAGGGTGACATCTGGCGCGCCTGCCAGACCAAGGACCTGCCGATCCGTGACTGGGTCAAGCTGGCGGTCAGCCGTGCCCGTGCCACCGGCATGCCGGCGGTGTTCTGGCTGGACGATGAGCGTGCCCACGACGCCCAGCTGATCAAGAAGGTTGAGACCTACCTGAAGGATCACGATACCGAAGGTCTGGACATCCGCATCATGTCTCCGGTGCGCGCGATCCGTTGGACCATGGAGCGTCTGATCCGTGGTCTGGATACCATCTCCGTGACCGGCAACGTCCTGCGTGACTACCTGACCGACCTGTTCCCGATTCTGGAACTGGGCACCAGTGCCAAAATGCTGTCCATCGTACCGCTGCTCAATGGTGGTGGTCTGTACGAGACCGGTGCCGGCGGCTCAGCACCCAAGCACGTGCAGCAGCTGATCCAGGAAAACCACCTGCGCTGGGATTCCCTGGGCGAGTTCCTGGCCACCGCCGTGTCCCTGGACGAGCTGGGCGAAAAGCAGCACAACGAGCGTGCCCGCCTGCTGGGCCAGACCCTGGACAAGGCCACCGAGCGCCTGCTGGAGAACAACCAGTCTCCGTCCCGGGTCACCGGTGAGCTGGACAACCGCGGTTCCCACTTCCACCTGGCCCGCTACTGGGCCGAGGAACTGTCCAGGCAGGACGATGACAAGGAACTGAAAGAGTTCTTCACCAAGCTGTCCAAGCAGCTGGAAGAGAACAAGGACAAGATCCTGGAAGAGATGACTGTGGTCCAGGGCCATCCTGCAGATATCGGTGGTTACTATCACCCGCCGATGGAGAAGGTCTGCGAGGTCATGCAGCCGAGCAAGACCCTCAACAAGATCCTCGAGGATGCCTGCGCATCCGTGAAGTGA
- a CDS encoding cation:proton antiporter: MQHATDLLLIGGTLLLALAAHGLGQKIHVPRVTLMLLVGAVSGPDMLALLPENSDKSFGFVTQLTLAMVGFLLGERMSVKNLNEGREALIVSLAVTLATAVVVAVVVWLLTGNIAAALLLGSIATATAPAATLDVLREAGARGPLTRLVYQVVAIDDAWGAILFSLALVTIGLLAGSAETGTTALLHGVTEVGGSIVLGLLLGFPMAWLTGRLRPGEPMLLESAGFVFVAAGLAGLFDLSYLLTCMTLGVVVANRARHHVRPFRSIEGISEPFLALFFFMAGYQLEWSALPTLGALGLAYVGARTIGRLLGGQVGGYLAGSDHHTRKRIGACLMPQAGVALGLALVATDRFPEMSYVLPLVIGATVIFELVGPPLTLIQLRRAGETGKGYEEEPDED, from the coding sequence GTGCAGCACGCAACGGATTTGCTACTGATTGGCGGTACTTTATTGTTGGCCCTGGCGGCCCATGGCCTGGGTCAGAAGATTCATGTGCCGCGGGTTACCCTGATGTTACTGGTGGGTGCCGTATCCGGGCCGGACATGCTTGCCCTGCTACCGGAAAACAGCGATAAGAGTTTCGGCTTTGTCACCCAACTGACGCTCGCAATGGTGGGTTTCCTGCTTGGCGAACGGATGTCCGTCAAGAACCTGAATGAAGGGCGGGAAGCGCTGATCGTGAGCCTCGCCGTCACCCTGGCGACGGCGGTCGTGGTTGCAGTGGTGGTATGGCTTCTCACTGGCAATATCGCTGCTGCGTTGCTGCTTGGTTCTATCGCCACTGCGACCGCGCCGGCGGCCACCCTGGACGTGCTCCGGGAAGCCGGGGCCCGGGGCCCTCTGACCCGCCTGGTCTACCAGGTGGTGGCCATCGATGACGCCTGGGGCGCAATTCTGTTCAGCCTCGCCCTGGTCACAATCGGGCTTCTGGCCGGTTCTGCGGAAACCGGCACCACCGCGCTGCTGCACGGAGTTACAGAAGTCGGCGGTTCGATCGTGCTCGGGCTTCTGCTGGGCTTCCCCATGGCCTGGCTGACCGGGCGTCTGCGACCGGGGGAACCCATGTTGCTGGAGTCCGCCGGCTTTGTGTTCGTGGCGGCGGGCCTTGCCGGCCTGTTCGATCTGTCCTACCTGCTGACCTGCATGACCCTGGGGGTGGTGGTTGCGAACAGGGCACGTCACCATGTCCGGCCCTTTCGCTCCATTGAGGGAATCTCTGAGCCGTTCCTGGCGTTGTTCTTTTTCATGGCCGGCTACCAGCTCGAATGGTCGGCCCTGCCAACCCTTGGAGCCCTGGGGTTGGCCTATGTCGGCGCCCGGACCATCGGCCGCCTGCTCGGAGGGCAGGTCGGTGGCTACCTGGCCGGCTCAGACCACCACACCCGCAAACGCATCGGCGCCTGCCTGATGCCCCAGGCCGGGGTAGCCCTGGGTCTTGCCCTGGTCGCCACCGACCGGTTTCCGGAAATGAGCTATGTTTTACCCCTGGTCATCGGGGCGACGGTGATATTCGAACTGGTGGGGCCGCCGCTCACCCTGATCCAGCTTCGCCGTGCCGGGGAAACAGGCAAGGGTTATGAGGAAGAACCGGACGAGGACTGA